The Cyanobacteria bacterium FACHB-DQ100 genome contains the following window.
AATTTTTAATGTACTCCGTTAAGTTAATAATGCCACTCTTCAACATCCTTGAAGCGTTGACACGAATTCAACATGCGGTTAACCAAATTAAGCGCTAGAAATGCCCCAAGTCAATTGTTATAAAAATTGATGTCTGGCGTTTGATCATCTGGATAAATTGGCGGGGACTGCACTGAAAGCAAGACAACATCCTCATCGGGTGTCCGAAAGCCATGACTTGCACCCACAGAAATATAGATCGTATCTCCGGGTTTAACGGAATACTCTTTTTCGTCTAGCGTGATAATTGCGGTCCCTTCAAGAATGTAAAGAAAAGATTCAGAAGCTTCGTGAACGTGAGGTTCCAGCGCAGATCCTTTAGCAATCTTCACATGGTCGAATCCCACAGATAAAAGCTGTTCACGGGACAATAATCGAGTAATGGTTGCGCCAAACAACGCTTTGGACTCGAACTCTGTAATGTTCTTGATCGTAACTCTGTTGATTGTAGTAATCATTTTTTATCCTCCTAACGATTTCTATTAGGTTCCGACTGCTGTTGCTCATCGTGGTTTTATAACATCTGAAGTGTTTTGATACTGTTCTGCAATTTTGGTAAACGCATCAACACAACGATCAAGCTGC
Protein-coding sequences here:
- a CDS encoding cupin domain-containing protein codes for the protein MITTINRVTIKNITEFESKALFGATITRLLSREQLLSVGFDHVKIAKGSALEPHVHEASESFLYILEGTAIITLDEKEYSVKPGDTIYISVGASHGFRTPDEDVVLLSVQSPPIYPDDQTPDINFYNN